A segment of the Populus alba chromosome 9, ASM523922v2, whole genome shotgun sequence genome:
TCGTGAGCTTAGCCCTTGTGCATCCTTCCCACGCCCAAAACTCACCACAAGACTACCTCAACGCTCACAATGCAGCTCGCTCACAGGTGACTGTAGCAAATATTATATGGGACAACACGGTAGCAGCCTATGCTCTAAACTATTCCAATTCCAGGATCAGCAATTGCAACCTCGTGCATTCTAACGGCCCTTATGGTGAGAACCTAGCCAAGGGAAGTGGCTCTTTCACAGGTACTGCATCAGTGAACTTGTGGGTGGCAGAGAAGCCTTACTATGACTATGCATCCAATTCTTGTGTTGGAGGGGAATGCTTGCACTACACTCAAGTCGTTTGGCGCAATTCAGTTCGTGTAGGGTGTGCCAGGGTCCAATGCACCAATGGCTGGTGGTTTGTTTCTTGTAACTATGATCCCCCAGGCAACTATATTGAGGAACGCCCTTACTAAGGAATCCTCGAGTTGCCTCAAAAGGCTCCTATTAAGAGAATGTAGccacaaaggga
Coding sequences within it:
- the LOC118059061 gene encoding pathogenesis-related leaf protein 6, with the protein product MAMSKILPLLVCLVSLALVHPSHAQNSPQDYLNAHNAARSQVTVANIIWDNTVAAYALNYSNSRISNCNLVHSNGPYGENLAKGSGSFTGTASVNLWVAEKPYYDYASNSCVGGECLHYTQVVWRNSVRVGCARVQCTNGWWFVSCNYDPPGNYIEERPY